One Drechmeria coniospora strain ARSEF 6962 chromosome 01, whole genome shotgun sequence genomic region harbors:
- a CDS encoding HPP family protein: protein MRHRTWNFDIDLLLNPLVPPPPWRFLPYPVARFFGYRKEKPTETGNLMPIFWAFLGIFCSLLVIEAVSKRVPSFEARGAPVLVGSFGAAAVLEFYAIESPLAQPRNSVVGQIIAAVVGVAVTKLFQLSDRFHELQWIGGALACASATALMALTKTVHPPAGATALLAVVDANLVAIGWFLVPVMMLGCALMLAVALLVNNIERRFPMYWWTAEDLRQTKPVFLRRKDDEAGTDEEKADDGHASRGTETSVESNEQPPPERVSPRPGPVSSLHAGEVVIKPGQVIVPEHMFLTQEELQLLETMSYRL, encoded by the exons ATGCGGCACCGGACCTGGAACTTTGACATCGACCTCCTCCTCAACccgctggtgccgccgccgccatggcggtTCCTCCCCTACCCCGTCGCCCGCTTCTTCGGCTACCGCAAGGAGAAGCCGACGGAGACTGGCAACCTGATGCCCATCTTCTGGGCCTTCCTCGGCATCTTCTGTTCCCTGCTCGTCATCGAGGCCGTCTCGAAGAGGGTGCCGTCGTTTGAGGCCCGCGGCGCGCCCGTCCTGGTCGGCTCCTTT ggcgctgccgccgtgctAGAGTTCTACGCCATCGAGTCGCCGCTCGCGCAGCCGCGCAactccgtcgtcggccagatcatcgccgccgtcgtcggcgtcgccgtcacgaAGCTCTTCCAGCTGAGCGACCGCTTCCACGAGCTGCAGTGGATCGGCGGCGCGCTGGCCtgcgcctcggcgacggccctcATGGCCCTCACCAAGACGGTCCACCCGCCCGCCGGTGCGACGgcgctcctcgccgtcgtcgacgccaaccTCGTAGCCATCGGTTGGTTCCTCGTTCCCGTCATGATGCTCGGCTGCGCGCtgatgctcgccgtcgccctgctCGTCAACAACATCGAGCGGCGCTTCCCCATGTACTGGTGGACGGCCGAGGATCTGCGCCAGACGAAGCCCGTCTTTCTCAGGCgcaaggacgacgaagccggcaccgacgaggaaaaggccgacgacgggcacgcGAGCCGGGGAACGGAGACGAGCGTCGAAAGCAACGagcagccgccgcccgagcGGGTGTCGCCACGGCCTGGTCCGGTGTCGAGCCTCCACGCCGGAGAAGTCGTCATCAAGCCGGGTCAGGTCATCGTTCCCGAGCACATGTTTCTGACCCAGGAGGAGCTGCAGCTTCTCGAGACGATGAGCTACAGGTTATGA
- a CDS encoding hypothetical protein (related to vacuolar membrane protein HMT1), protein MDDMQAVRGMNTGRHQFVDLVPVLHILGPVVIFILFAALPVVRFVTLPKSQRSTCGVVGTARIRLSYANFALVVTHASPLPGLPSAGMNPDWSGQVVDAALHPVQSLYSLASILAWSIVSVSLHESKAPFWPAYLLAWTSAAVLDATLLCFSIFSLPSQNLPLDGGRIGQLTVHAIRVAILLAVAGYAFYFAYPIVEEAKIEEQTHLLANEHSSSRNDYDSACSPVCSSILDVGGEDDDDDASDDEDEREIKEMQQKRLEERGGWLSYLRSFAIFLPYLVPRRDRSTQLWLLILGLCMAVGRVLTLMLPRQLGILTESLGHMAGTGSVPWKNIVVWALLQFPISTATLSLEAMASTRLSQYAYQKLTDAAFSHVMTLSMDYHTAKSSGRVAKAIEQGSNLSQVLNSMLNVAPMIVDFAVAIVYLTSSFDVFMGFIVIATAMTHAFVAYKGNKYTIKYERDLVETSRVENEVLYDSITNWPTVAYHNRQPFEQERYSRTVRKALLSQRRYHDGYEWINVTESFVMYAGLIAACSLMATRVATGAAKLSSFVFLVSYWDAIRSPMVSLSWTLREAAAHVIDAEWLYQLLQTKPSVADKDGAHEIRWNGGRVEFRNVSFSYSPDRPIIRDMSFTVKPGQSIALVGETGGGKSTTLKLLYRFYDVTSGSITIDGQDIRDVKLDSLRESLGAVPQDPSVFDQTIMENILYARPGANEADVIEACKAARIHDQIMTFPEAYRTRLGERGVRLSGGELQRMAIARVMLRKPQIVVLDEATSAVDSDTEALVQRAIRELSRGRTVFTVAHRLSTVVSADVILVIDAGRVAEQGTHRELLALGGKYSRLWGMQTDMDNVG, encoded by the exons ATGGACGACATGCAGGCTGTACGTGGCATGAATACTGGCCGCCACCAGTTTGTGGATCTCGTGCCTGTACTGCATATCCTTGGTCCCGTTGTCATCTTTATACTATTCGCCGCGTTGCCCGTCGTGCGCTTCGTCACCCTGCCCAAGAGCCAAAGGTCAACCTGCGGCGTGGtcgggacggcgaggatcAGACTCTCATACGCAAATTTTGCACTCGTTGTTACCCATGCAAGTCCTCTCCCCGGTCTCCCCTCCGCAGGCATGAATCCTGACTGGTCCGgccaggtcgtcgacgccgctctGCACCCGGTCCAGAGC CTTTATTCTTTGGCTTCGATTCTCGCCTGGTCTATCGTGAGCGTGTCGCTGCACGAGAGCAAGGCTCCATTCTGGCCCGCCTACCTTCTAGCTTGGActtcggccgccgtcctcgacgccacTCTTCTCTGTTTTTCCATTTTCTCCTTACCCTCCCAGAATCTACCACTTGATGGTGGACGTATCGGTCAGTTGACTGTGCACGCGATACGCGTCGCCATTCTGCTCGCCGTTGCCGGTTATGCCTTCTACTTCGCCTACCCCATCGTAGAGGAAGCAAAGATCGAGGAGCAGACGCATCTGCTGGCCAACGAACACTCTAGCTCTCGGAACGACTACGACTCAGCCTGCTCTCCGGTATGCTCTTCTATCCTTGACGTGGgcggagaggacgacgacgacgatgcgagcgacgatgaggatgagaGGGAGATCAAAGAGATGCAGCAGAAGAGACTCGAGGAGAGAGGCGGCTGGCTGTCTTATCTGAGGAGCTTTGCCATCTTCCTGCCTTACCTCGTGCCACGCAGAGACAGGTCAACCCAGCTGTGGCtgctcatcctcggcctctgCATGGCCGTCGGGCGCGTCTTGACCCTCATGCTTCCTCGCCAACTGGGAATCTTGACCGAATCTCTGGGACACATGGCCGGCACCGGCTCCGTGCCCTGGAAAAATATCGTCGTCTGGGCCCTCCTCCAATTCCCCATCTCGACAGCCACCCTTTCtctcgaggccatggctTCCACCCGCCTCTCGCAATACGCGTACCAGAAGctcaccgacgccgccttTTCCCATGTCATGACCCTTTCCATGGACTACCACACCGCCAAGAGCTCTGGACGCGTCGCCAAGGCTATCGAGCAGGGCAGCAACCTGAGTCAAGTGCTAAACAGCATGTTGAACGTTGCGCCCATGATCGTCGACTTTGCCGTTGCCATCGTCTACCTAACCTCCTCCTTTGACGTCTTCATGGgcttcatcgtcatcgccaccgccATGACACACGCCTTCGTTGCCTACAAAGGTAACAAGTATACAATCAAGTACGAgcgcgacctcgtcgagacgAGCCGGGTGGAGAACGAGGTCCTCTACGACTCCATCACCAACTGGCCGACGGTGGCCTATCACAATCGTCAACCCTTCGAGCAGGAGCGTTACTCGCGCACAGTACGGAAAGCTCTGCTGTCCCAGCGCCGGTATCACGACGGTTACGAGTGGATCAACGTAACCGAGAGCTTCGTCATGTACGCCGGCCTCATCGCTGCATGCTCCTTGATGGCCACGAGGGTAGCGACCGGCGCGGCGAAGCTGAGCAgcttcgtcttcctcgtctcTTACTGGGACGCCATCCGGTCGCCCATGGTCAGTCTCTCTTGGACGCTGCGCGAGGCGGCTGCCCATGTCATCGACGCCGAGTGGCTCTATCAGCTGCTCCAAACGAAGCCCTCGGTGGCGGACAAGGACGGGGCCCACGAAATTCGCTGGAACGGTGGCCGAGTCGAGTTCCGCAATGTTTCTTTCTCATACTCTCCCGATAGGCCAATTATCCGGGACATGTCCTTTACGGTAAAACCGGGACAATCGATTGCGTTGGTGGGCGAGACCGGTGGCGGcaagtcgacgacgctcaAGCTCCTGTACCGATTTTACGACGTCACGAGCGGCAGCATCACCATCGATGGCCAGGACATCCGCGACGTGAAACTCGACAGCCTCCGCGAGagcctcggcgccgtgccGCAGGATCCCTCCGTCTTCGACCAGACAATCATGGAGAACATACTCTACGCTCGACCCGGCGCTAACGAGGCGGACGTCATCGAGGCCTGCAAGGCGGCCCGCATCCATGACCAGATCATGACGTTTCCCGAAGCGTACCGAACCCGTCTTGGAGAGCGTGGAGTCCGTTTATCGGGCGGCGAGCTGCAGCGAATGGCCATCGCGCGCGTGATGCTGAGAAAACCGCAGATTGTCGTGCTGGATGAGGCCacgagcgccgtcgactcggacACGGAAGCGCTGGTGCAGAGGGCCATCCGAGAGCTGAGCCGCGGCCGCACTGTCTTCACAGTGGCCCATCGCTTGAGCACCGTGGTCTCGGCAGACGTCATTCTCGTCATTGACGCCGGCAGAGTGGCGGAACAAGGAACCCATAGAGAGTTGTTGGCGCTGGGAGGCAAGTACTCGCGGCTATGGGGCATGCAGACGGATATGGACAATGTTGGCTGA
- a CDS encoding DUF1212 domain membrane protein — translation MTSTIRDSSDRLPAAQVASDNGLASDVPSTPNAKPKKRVGWRSSGAGSGGAGLDGDPAADPFRSLPAADPFRSPPAAADDGVHSPGLTPDLARLGAPGAPDARELRIALTKVLSDELEERRHRLQLAAPAVESPLPTTPPMLPRPALRRNTSYDAPEEREKADLAERRATERQVRSMTDARQRASRLALSVGGTSTSASSSRRNSSELEAPFQPLIDDSHRLLAARSPDLVLDSPGYARSRFRVPRGQRRGRTLEDHAAAETLVRSYTQRGRDRDLFHAQASPRSGTSTPARQVAGGDYVPRPSKYRGGILSSLLKLGSDSHDRGAGGSGRSTPLSPATLVMPSRSSSPPSRPSSAAGGSRSRASGLFSNHRALHSTTSLTELIKSSSMFAAPGASEIHDQWADKLSREKPPAKPRKEQIRITVHIAGIISRHRYLLKLCRALMMYGAPTHRLEEYMAMSSRVLEIEGQFLYMPSCMIISFDDSTTHTTEVKVVREPQGIDLGKLRDVHNIYKEVVHDKLGVDEATSRLDDVMKRKRKFPTWFCVLVYGVASACVAPFAFEGRFIDLPVAFLLGCVVGLLQLVFAPSNELYAHVFEVSAAVITSFLARGFGSIRRGELFCFSSLAQSSIALILPGYMVLCSSLELQSHNIVAGSVRMVHAMIYTLFLGYGITIGASLYGMMDANATSDIHCRDPLDSPWYLLFVPAFTLCLCVINQAQWKQTPVMTVMALAGFCVNSYTSRYFEGNGQISNMLGALAVGILANLYSRLGRHVENAWLDFEEWWRFRLRPRFARKRSSDADAWSLPSRTTTTDTESGAPWSEKATRAPRKVGYSLAAAAMLPAIWVQVPSGLAAGGSLLAGITSADLINRNSSSTPGAVETSAKTVGNLDGTAFNVLFSVIQVAIGISVGLFMSALIVYPLGKRRSGLFSF, via the coding sequence ATGACCTCGACGATCCGAGATTCTTCCGACCGCCTCCCCGCCGCGCAGGTCGCCAGTGACAACGGCCTCGCCAGCGAcgtgccctcgacgcccaaCGCAAAGCCCAAGAAGCGCGTGGGATGGCGCTCGAGCGGTGCCGGCAGTGGAggagccggcctcgacggcgacccaGCCGCCGATCCCTTCCGCTCTctgcccgccgccgatccCTTCCGCTctccgcccgccgccgccgacgacggcgtccacTCCCCTGGTCTCACCCCTGACCTCGCACGCCTCGGCGCCCCAGGCGCCCCCGACGCCCGCGAGCTGAGGATAGCGTTGACCAAGGTCCTCtcggacgagctcgaggagcgccggcaccggctcCAGCTGGCCGCCCCTGCCGTCGAATCTCCCCTCCCCACGACGCCTCCCATGCTCCCGAGGCCCGCCCTGAGACGCAACACGAGCTACGATGCCCCCGAGGAACGTGAAAAGGCCGACTTGGCGGAGAGGCGAGCGACGGAGCGCCAGGTGCGCTCCATGACGGACGCACGCCAGCGGGCGAGCCGGCTCgccctctccgtcggcggcacgagcacgtcggcctcgagctcgaggcgcaACTCGAGCGAGCTCGAGGCTCCATTCCAGCCCCTGATCGACGACTCGcatcgcctcctcgccgctcgctcgcccgacctcgtcctcgactcgCCCGGCTACGCGCGCTCGAGGTTTCGCGTTCCCCGcggccaacggcgaggccgcACCCTCGAGGACcacgccgcggccgagacgctcgTCCGCTCCTACACCCAGAGGGGCAGGGACAGAGACCTGTTCCACGCCCAAgcctctcctcgctccggcacgagcacgcccGCCCGAcaggtcgccggcggcgactaCGTCCCTCGCCCGTCCAAGTATCGCGGCGgcatcctctcctccctcctcaAGCTCGGCAGCGACAGCCATGATCGAGGagccggcggcagcggccgcaGCACACCTCTCTCGCCTGCCACTCTCGTCATGCCCTCTCgctcctcatcgccgccttcgagaccttcctcggccgccggcggatCCCGATCGCGTGCTTCCGGTTTGTTCAGCAATCACCGGGCGCTCCACTCTACCACGTCCCTAACCGAGCTCATcaagtcgtcgtccatgtTTGCCGCCCCCGGCGCGAGCGAGATCCACGACCAGTGGGCCGACAAGCTCTCGCGGGAgaagccgccggcgaagCCTAGGAAGGAGCAGATCCGCATCACCGTCCAcatcgccggcatcatcTCGCGCCACCGCTACCTGCTCAAGCTGTGCCGCGCCCTCATGATGTACGGCGCGCCGACGCACCGGCTCGAGGAGTACATGGCCATGTCGTCGCGCGTCCTCGAGATCGAGGGCCAGTTCCTCTACATGCCCTCGTGCATGATCATCAGCTTCGACGACAGCACCACCCACACGACCGAGGTCAAGGTGGTCCGCGAGCCCCAGGGCATCGACCTCGGCAAGCTCCGCGACGTGCACAACATCTACAAGGAGGTCGTCCACGacaagctcggcgtcgacgaggccacgagccggctcgacgacgtcatgAAGCGCAAGCGCAAGTTCCCCACCTGGTTCTGCGTCCTCGTCTAcggcgtcgcctcggcctgcgTCGCCCCCTTCGCCTTCGAGGGTCGCTTCATCGACCTGCCCGTcgccttcctcctcggctgcgtcgtcggcctgctgcagCTCGTCTTCGCGCCGAGCAACGAGCTGTACGCGCACGTCTTCGaggtctcggccgccgtcatcaccTCCTTCCTCGCCCGCGGCTTCGGCTCCATCCGCCGCGGCGAGCTCTTCTGCTTCAGCAGCCTCGCCCAGAGCAGCATCGCCCTCATCCTGCCGGGCTACATGGTCCTCTGCAGCTCGCTCGAGCTGCAGAGCCACaacatcgtcgccggcagcgtCCGCATGGTGCACGCCATGATCTACACCCTCTTCCTCGGCTACGGCATCACCATCGGCGCCTCGCTCTACGGCATGATGGACGCCAACGCCACGAGCGACATCCACTGCCGGGACCCGCTCGACAGCCCCTGGTACCTCCTCTTCGTCCCGGCCTTCACCCTCTGCCTCTGCGTCATCAACCAGGCCCAGTGGAAGCAGACGCCCGTCATGACGGTcatggccctcgccggcttctGCGTCAACAGCTACACGAGCCGCTACTTCGAGGGCAACGGCCAGATCTCCAACAtgctcggcgccctcgccgtcggcatcctcgcgAACCTCTACTCGCGCCTCGGGCGCCACGTCGAGAACGCCTGGCTCGACTTCGAGGAGTGGTGGCGCTTCCGGCTGCGACCCCGCTTCGCCCGCAAGAGGtcgtccgacgccgacgcctggtcgctgccgtcgaggacgacgacgacggacacCGAGTCGGGCGCGCCGTGGTCGGAGAAGGCGACGCGGGCCCCCCGCAAGGTCGGCTacagcctcgccgccgccgccatgctccCGGCCATCTGGGTCCAGGTCCCTtcgggcctcgccgccggcgggtcGCTGCTGGCCGGCATCACGTCGGCCGACCTCATCAACCGCAAcagcagctcgacgcccgGCGCCGTGGAGACGAGCGCCAAGACGGTGGGCAACCTCGATGGCACCGCCTTCAACGTCTTGTTCAGCGTCATCCAGGTGGCCATCGGCATCAGCGTCGGCCTCTTCATGAGCGCATTGATCGTGTATCCGCTCGGCAAGCGAAGAAGTGGGCTCTTCAGCTTTTAG